The following are encoded together in the Bos mutus isolate GX-2022 chromosome 3, NWIPB_WYAK_1.1, whole genome shotgun sequence genome:
- the UBAP2L gene encoding ubiquitin-associated protein 2-like isoform X11: MMTSVGTNRARGNWEPPQNQNQTQHKQRPQATAEQIRLAQMISDHNDADFEEKVKQLIDITGKNQDECVIALHDCNGDVNRAINVLLEGNPDTHSWEMVGKKKGVSGQKDGGQTESNEEGKENRDRDRDYSRRRGGPPRRGRGASRGRECMHGALTKPAVVRGQENGLDGTKSGGPSGRGTERGRRGRGRGRGGSGRRGGRFSAQGMGTFNPADYAEPANTDDNYGNNSGNTWNNTGHFEPDDGTRLDFIGVEGSNYPRKFETAPGAWRTATEEWGTEDWNEDLSETKIFTASNVSSVPLPAENVTITAGQRIDLAVLLGKTPSSMENDSSNLDPSQAPSLAQPLVFSNSKQSAISQPASGNTFSHHSMVSMLGKGFGDVGEAKGGSTTGSQFLEQFKTAQALAQLAAQHSQSGTTTTSSWDMGSTTQSPSLVQYDLKTPNDSTVHSPFTKRQAFTPSSTMMEVFLQEKPPAVATSTAAPPPPSSPLPSKSTSAPQMSPGSSDNQSSSPQPAQQKLKQQKKKASLTSKIPALAVEMPGSADISGLNLQFGALQFGSEPVLSDYESTPTTSASSSQAPSSLYTSTASESSSTISSNQSQESGYQSGPIQSTTYTSQNNAQGPLYEQRSTQTRRYPSSISSSPQKDLTQAKNGFSSVQATQLQTTQSVEGATGSAVKSDSPSTSGIPPLSETVSAASLLTTTNQHSSSLGGLSHNEEIPNTTTAQHSSTLSTQQNTLSSSTSSGRTSTSTLLHTSVESEANLHSSSSTFSTTSSTVSAPPPVVSVSSSLNSGSSLGLSLGSNSTVTASTRSSVATTSGKAPPNLPPGVPPLLPNPYIMAPGLLHAYPPQVYGYDDLQMLQTRFPLDYYSIPFPTPTTPLTGRDGSLASNPYSGDLTKFGRGDASSPAPATTLAQPQQNQTQTHHTTQQTFLNPALPPGYSYTSLPYYTGVPGLPSTFQYGPAVFPVAPTSSKQHGVNVSVNASATPFQQPSGYGSHGYNTGVSVTSSNTGVPDISGSVYSKTQQSFEKQGFHSGTPAASFNLPSALGSGGPINPATAAAYPPAPFMHILTPHQQPHSQILHHHLQQDGQDVLSLVDDQLGE, translated from the exons ATGATGACGTCGGTGGGCACTAACCGAGCCCGGGGAAACTGGGAGCCACCtcaaaaccaaaaccagacaCAGCACAAGCAGCGGCCCCAG GCCACTGCAGAACAAATTCGACTTGCACAGATGATTTCGGACCATAATGATGCTGACTTTGAGGAAAAGGTGAAACAA CTGATTGATATCACAGGCAAGAACCAGGATGAATGTGTCATTGCTTTGCATGACTGCAATGGAGATGTCAACAGAGCCATCAATGTACTGCTGGAAGGAAACCCAGATACG catTCCTGGGAGATGGTCGGGAAGAAGAAGGGAGTCTCAGGACAAAAGGATGGTGGCCAAACGGAATCCAACGAGGAAGGCAAAGAAAATCGAGACCGGGACAGAGACTATAGTCGGCGACGTGGTGGGCCACCAAGACGGGGAAGAGGTGCCAGCCGTGGACGAGAGTGTATGCATGGGGCTTTAACAAAACCAGCTGTGG ttcgaGGTCAGGAAAATGGATTAGATGGCACCAAGAGTGGAGGGCCTTCTGGAAGAGGCACAGAAAGAGGCAGAAGAGGTCGTGGCCGAGGCAGAG GTGGCTCTGGTAGGCGCGGAGGAAGGTTTTCTGCTCAAGGAATGGG aaCCTTTAACCCAGCTGATTATGCAGAGCCGGCCAATACTGATGATAACTATGGCAATAATAGCGGCAATACATGGAACAACACTGGCCACTTTGAACCAGACGATGGGACGA gACTTGATTTCATTGGGGTTGAGGGGTCAAATTATCCCCGAAAATTTGAGACTGCTCCTG GCGCATGGAGGACTGCAACAGAGGAGTGGGGAACTGAAGATTGGAATGAAGAT CTTTCTGAGACCAAGATCTTCACTGCCTCTAATGTGTCTTCAGTGCCTCTGCCTGCGGAGAATGTGACAATCACTGCTGGTCAGAG AATTGACCTTGCTGTTCTGTTGGGAAAGACACCATCTTCCATGGAGAATGATTCATCTAATCTGGATCCCTCTCAGGCTCCTTCTCTTGCCCAGCCTCTGGTGTTCAGTAACTCGAAGCAGAGTGCCATATCACAGCCTGCTTCAGGGAACACGTTTTCTCATCACAGTATG GTGAGCATGTTAGGGAAAGGATTTGGTGATGTTGGTGAAGCTAAAGGCGGCAGCACCACAGGCTCTCAGTTCTTGGAGCAATTCAAGACTGCTCAGGCCCTGGCTCAGTTGGCAGCTCAGCATTCTCAATCTggaaccaccaccacctcctcttGGGACATGGGCTCTACCACACAATCGCCATCGCTGGTGCAGTATG ATTTGAAGACCCCAAATGATTCAACAGTGCACAGCCCCTTTACAAAGCGCCAGGCTTTCACCCCATCTTCAACCATGATGGAGGTGTTCCTTCAGGAGAAGCCACCTGCTGTGGCTACCTCCACAGCCGCACCTCCACCCCCATCTTCTCCTCTGCCAAGCAAATCCACCTCGGCTCCACAAATGTCTCCTGGGTCTTCAGACAACCAATCCTCCAGCCCTCAGCCGGCTCAGCAAAAACTGAAACAGCAGAAGAAAAAAGCCTCCTTGACTTCTAAG ATTCCTGCTCTGGCTGTGGAGATGCCTGGCTCAGCAGATATCTCAGGGCTAAACCTGCAGTTTGGGGCATTGCAGTTTGGGTCAGAGCCTGTCCTTTCTGATTATGAGTCCACCCCCACCACGAGCGCCTCTTCAAGCCAGGCTCCAAGTAGCCTCTATACCAGCACGGCCAG TGAATCTTCATCCACAATTTCATCTAACCAGAGTCAGGAGTCCGGTTATCAGAGTGGCCCAATTCAGTCGACAACCTATACCTCCCAAAATAATGCTCAGGGCCCTCTATATGAACAGAGATCCACACAGACTCGGCGGTACCCCAGCTCCATCtcttcatcaccccaaaaggactTGACTCAGGCAAAG AATGGCTTCAGTTCTGTGCAGGCCACGCAGTTACAGACCACGCAATCTGTTGAAG GTGCTACGGGCTCTGCAGTGAAATCTGACTCACCTTCCACTTCTGGCATCCCCCCTCTCAGTGAAACGGTATCTGCAGCTTCCTTACTGACAACAACCAATCAGCACTCATCCTCCTTGGGTGGCTTGAGCCACAATGAGGAGATTCCAAATACTACCACCGCACAACACAGCAG CACGTTATCTACTCAGCAGAATACCCTTTCGTCATCAACATCTTCTGGGCGCACTTCAACATCCACTCTTTTG CACACGAGCGTGGAGAGTGAGGCGAATCTCCATTCTTCCTCCAGCACTTTCTCCACCACATCCAGCACAGTCTCTGCTCCCCCGCCAGTGGTCAGTGTCTCCTCCAGTCTCAATAGTGGCAGTAGCTTGGGCCTCAGCCTAGGCAGCAACTCTACCGTCACAGCCTCCACTCGAAGCTCAGTTGCTACGACTTCAG GAAAAgctcctcccaacctccctccTGGGGTCCCGCCATTGTTGCCTAATCCATATATTATGGCTCCAGGGCTGTTACATGCCTACCCG CCACAGGTATATGGTTATGATGACTTGCAGATGCTTCAGACAAGATTTCCATTG gattACTACAGCATCCCATTTCCCACACCCACCACTCCGCTGACTGGGAGGGATGGTAGCCTGGCCAGCAACCCTTATTCTG GTGACCTCACAAAGTTCGGCCGCGGGGATGCCTCCTCCCCGGCCCCAGCCACAACCTTGGCCCAACCCCAACAGAACCAGACGCAGACTCACCACACCACGCAGCAGACATTCCTGAACCCGGCGCTGCCTCCTGGCTACAGTTACACCAGCCTGCCATACTACACAGGGGTTCCTGGCCTCCCCAGCACCTTCCAGTATGGGCCTGCTGTGTTCCCT GTGGCTCCTACCTCTTCCAAGCAGCATGGTGTGAATGTCAGTGTGAATGCATCAGCCACCCCTTTCCAACAGCCAAGTGGTTATGGGTCTCATGGATACAACACTG
- the UBAP2L gene encoding ubiquitin-associated protein 2-like isoform X19 — MMTSVGTNRARGNWEPPQNQNQTQHKQRPQATAEQIRLAQMISDHNDADFEEKVKQLIDITGKNQDECVIALHDCNGDVNRAINVLLEGNPDTHSWEMVGKKKGVSGQKDGGQTESNEEGKENRDRDRDYSRRRGGPPRRGRGASRGREFRGQENGLDGTKSGGPSGRGTERGRRGRGRGRGGSGRRGGRFSAQGMGTFNPADYAEPANTDDNYGNNSGNTWNNTGHFEPDDGTSAWRTATEEWGTEDWNEDLSETKIFTASNVSSVPLPAENVTITAGQRIDLAVLLGKTPSSMENDSSNLDPSQAPSLAQPLVFSNSKQSAISQPASGNTFSHHSMVSMLGKGFGDVGEAKGGSTTGSQFLEQFKTAQALAQLAAQHSQSGTTTTSSWDMGSTTQSPSLVQYDLKTPNDSTVHSPFTKRQAFTPSSTMMEVFLQEKPPAVATSTAAPPPPSSPLPSKSTSAPQMSPGSSDNQSSSPQPAQQKLKQQKKKASLTSKIPALAVEMPGSADISGLNLQFGALQFGSEPVLSDYESTPTTSASSSQAPSSLYTSTASESSSTISSNQSQESGYQSGPIQSTTYTSQNNAQGPLYEQRSTQTRRYPSSISSSPQKDLTQAKNGFSSVQATQLQTTQSVEGATGSAVKSDSPSTSGIPPLSETVSAASLLTTTNQHSSSLGGLSHNEEIPNTTTAQHSSTLSTQQNTLSSSTSSGRTSTSTLLHTSVESEANLHSSSSTFSTTSSTVSAPPPVVSVSSSLNSGSSLGLSLGSNSTVTASTRSSVATTSGKAPPNLPPGVPPLLPNPYIMAPGLLHAYPPQVYGYDDLQMLQTRFPLDYYSIPFPTPTTPLTGRDGSLASNPYSGDLTKFGRGDASSPAPATTLAQPQQNQTQTHHTTQQTFLNPALPPGYSYTSLPYYTGVPGLPSTFQYGPAVFPVAPTSSKQHGVNVSVNASATPFQQPSGYGSHGYNTGVSVTSSNTGVPDISGSVYSKTQQSFEKQGFHSGTPAASFNLPSALGSGGPINPATAAAYPPAPFMHILTPHQQPHSQILHHHLQQDGQDVLSLVDDQLGE; from the exons ATGATGACGTCGGTGGGCACTAACCGAGCCCGGGGAAACTGGGAGCCACCtcaaaaccaaaaccagacaCAGCACAAGCAGCGGCCCCAG GCCACTGCAGAACAAATTCGACTTGCACAGATGATTTCGGACCATAATGATGCTGACTTTGAGGAAAAGGTGAAACAA CTGATTGATATCACAGGCAAGAACCAGGATGAATGTGTCATTGCTTTGCATGACTGCAATGGAGATGTCAACAGAGCCATCAATGTACTGCTGGAAGGAAACCCAGATACG catTCCTGGGAGATGGTCGGGAAGAAGAAGGGAGTCTCAGGACAAAAGGATGGTGGCCAAACGGAATCCAACGAGGAAGGCAAAGAAAATCGAGACCGGGACAGAGACTATAGTCGGCGACGTGGTGGGCCACCAAGACGGGGAAGAGGTGCCAGCCGTGGACGAGAGT ttcgaGGTCAGGAAAATGGATTAGATGGCACCAAGAGTGGAGGGCCTTCTGGAAGAGGCACAGAAAGAGGCAGAAGAGGTCGTGGCCGAGGCAGAG GTGGCTCTGGTAGGCGCGGAGGAAGGTTTTCTGCTCAAGGAATGGG aaCCTTTAACCCAGCTGATTATGCAGAGCCGGCCAATACTGATGATAACTATGGCAATAATAGCGGCAATACATGGAACAACACTGGCCACTTTGAACCAGACGATGGGACGA GCGCATGGAGGACTGCAACAGAGGAGTGGGGAACTGAAGATTGGAATGAAGAT CTTTCTGAGACCAAGATCTTCACTGCCTCTAATGTGTCTTCAGTGCCTCTGCCTGCGGAGAATGTGACAATCACTGCTGGTCAGAG AATTGACCTTGCTGTTCTGTTGGGAAAGACACCATCTTCCATGGAGAATGATTCATCTAATCTGGATCCCTCTCAGGCTCCTTCTCTTGCCCAGCCTCTGGTGTTCAGTAACTCGAAGCAGAGTGCCATATCACAGCCTGCTTCAGGGAACACGTTTTCTCATCACAGTATG GTGAGCATGTTAGGGAAAGGATTTGGTGATGTTGGTGAAGCTAAAGGCGGCAGCACCACAGGCTCTCAGTTCTTGGAGCAATTCAAGACTGCTCAGGCCCTGGCTCAGTTGGCAGCTCAGCATTCTCAATCTggaaccaccaccacctcctcttGGGACATGGGCTCTACCACACAATCGCCATCGCTGGTGCAGTATG ATTTGAAGACCCCAAATGATTCAACAGTGCACAGCCCCTTTACAAAGCGCCAGGCTTTCACCCCATCTTCAACCATGATGGAGGTGTTCCTTCAGGAGAAGCCACCTGCTGTGGCTACCTCCACAGCCGCACCTCCACCCCCATCTTCTCCTCTGCCAAGCAAATCCACCTCGGCTCCACAAATGTCTCCTGGGTCTTCAGACAACCAATCCTCCAGCCCTCAGCCGGCTCAGCAAAAACTGAAACAGCAGAAGAAAAAAGCCTCCTTGACTTCTAAG ATTCCTGCTCTGGCTGTGGAGATGCCTGGCTCAGCAGATATCTCAGGGCTAAACCTGCAGTTTGGGGCATTGCAGTTTGGGTCAGAGCCTGTCCTTTCTGATTATGAGTCCACCCCCACCACGAGCGCCTCTTCAAGCCAGGCTCCAAGTAGCCTCTATACCAGCACGGCCAG TGAATCTTCATCCACAATTTCATCTAACCAGAGTCAGGAGTCCGGTTATCAGAGTGGCCCAATTCAGTCGACAACCTATACCTCCCAAAATAATGCTCAGGGCCCTCTATATGAACAGAGATCCACACAGACTCGGCGGTACCCCAGCTCCATCtcttcatcaccccaaaaggactTGACTCAGGCAAAG AATGGCTTCAGTTCTGTGCAGGCCACGCAGTTACAGACCACGCAATCTGTTGAAG GTGCTACGGGCTCTGCAGTGAAATCTGACTCACCTTCCACTTCTGGCATCCCCCCTCTCAGTGAAACGGTATCTGCAGCTTCCTTACTGACAACAACCAATCAGCACTCATCCTCCTTGGGTGGCTTGAGCCACAATGAGGAGATTCCAAATACTACCACCGCACAACACAGCAG CACGTTATCTACTCAGCAGAATACCCTTTCGTCATCAACATCTTCTGGGCGCACTTCAACATCCACTCTTTTG CACACGAGCGTGGAGAGTGAGGCGAATCTCCATTCTTCCTCCAGCACTTTCTCCACCACATCCAGCACAGTCTCTGCTCCCCCGCCAGTGGTCAGTGTCTCCTCCAGTCTCAATAGTGGCAGTAGCTTGGGCCTCAGCCTAGGCAGCAACTCTACCGTCACAGCCTCCACTCGAAGCTCAGTTGCTACGACTTCAG GAAAAgctcctcccaacctccctccTGGGGTCCCGCCATTGTTGCCTAATCCATATATTATGGCTCCAGGGCTGTTACATGCCTACCCG CCACAGGTATATGGTTATGATGACTTGCAGATGCTTCAGACAAGATTTCCATTG gattACTACAGCATCCCATTTCCCACACCCACCACTCCGCTGACTGGGAGGGATGGTAGCCTGGCCAGCAACCCTTATTCTG GTGACCTCACAAAGTTCGGCCGCGGGGATGCCTCCTCCCCGGCCCCAGCCACAACCTTGGCCCAACCCCAACAGAACCAGACGCAGACTCACCACACCACGCAGCAGACATTCCTGAACCCGGCGCTGCCTCCTGGCTACAGTTACACCAGCCTGCCATACTACACAGGGGTTCCTGGCCTCCCCAGCACCTTCCAGTATGGGCCTGCTGTGTTCCCT GTGGCTCCTACCTCTTCCAAGCAGCATGGTGTGAATGTCAGTGTGAATGCATCAGCCACCCCTTTCCAACAGCCAAGTGGTTATGGGTCTCATGGATACAACACTG